From the genome of Megalopta genalis isolate 19385.01 chromosome 13, iyMegGena1_principal, whole genome shotgun sequence:
ACACGCCGTGCAGGAAACGAACGAGGAAATTCCCGAGGTGGACCAGGAGGCGCCCGGCTCGTCCCCGATCGTTCCGGAAGCTGGCAAAGGGTCGATCGACGTCTCTGGAACGTCCTCGAAGCCGGGGTCCATCGAGCAGACGAAGAAAGTGCCAACGATCGACAGCGTGGTGCAAGAAGTGTACGAGATCGTGAAGCCCACGGCTTCGGGCCTGCTGGATCTGCCGATCGGGGAGTCGAAGGGCTTCCTGCCTGCCTCCGCGGAGAAGCTGGAGATCTTGGAGGACGAGGATGACGAGAACAGGTGAGAGGGGGGCGAACGAAAACTGGTCTTCCGCTGGAAAACGGCCGTCGAAACCGCGACGCGGGCCGAAAGAATGCTCGTTTCCGAGAAGGATACGCGAGCAGGATCGATCGGGCAGGCGGCAAGGTTCGTTCGTAAAGACGAGATTCTTTTGTAGGTTCACGCGGCTGGGCGAGAGGGTGACGCAAGTGCCAAGGCCGAGCCTAACCAGCTACTTAAGGCGCGCGAAAGTGCCGCCGAGCGCGACTCTTCAGCAGCTGGCGAACCTCTACGACTCGTTGAGCAAGGACGCGAGGAAACAAGGGTTCGGCAAGTACACCGGCTACTCGGACGAGGTGCTGAACACCCTGGAGACGTTCGCGGAGGGCGGCGTGGCGCCGCAATTGAAGAAGATCTTGGACAAGGTCTTGGAGCGGAACGAGCTCACGCGAGATGACGCGAGAACGAGGACCAGGCAGGCCATCAGGGACTTGGACGACCCGTCTAGCACCCTCAGCAGGGAGCTCAGGCCTCTGTTACCCCTCAGATACTCCCCCTAACCGATCGACGGTCTCCCGACCCCGGGAGAAACGTCGACGGAGTGGCTGCCGAACCGAGTGCCGACCCACGCCAATGCGTGCGACGGACGCCGTGCATGTACGATTACCGCCTAATAAAATGATTCCTGCGATCAACCGGTTGATTCATTTAACCGCAACTCGAGCCTCGAGCATCGATTACGAATACAATGGGAGAGAGAGGCTGATTCACGagaggcgcgcgcgcgttcgaacGTCGAATACGGGATCGTTCGGATCGTGTGCCGACCATCGATTACGGTCGAACGAGACGGATATTGCGAGCAGACTCCGAATATATCGGTCGCAAAGGGTttccgctcgcgcgcgcgcgcgcgttcaccGAAATTCCGCGAATTTCAGCGATCCGCCTTGACCCGTCGACCGAACCGGAGGCGATAT
Proteins encoded in this window:
- the ImpE3 gene encoding ecdysone-inducible gene E3, with the translated sequence MNVVGRLFVVLLAHQAIAGTVRSPPAFSKPVYSDSYLPAAMQVIFHAVEQLKLAQSDERREVVSSTTPICLESDTQTQSSSSTTMKTTTGQAEEGKEKDGGSKEASATSNRVETTTKLLQTKENTTNSGHQKLSEAGPSYRVPTEASSIYQEPSEMNAETPELNYATPETNYESPETEHAVQETNEEIPEVDQEAPGSSPIVPEAGKGSIDVSGTSSKPGSIEQTKKVPTIDSVVQEVYEIVKPTASGLLDLPIGESKGFLPASAEKLEILEDEDDENRFTRLGERVTQVPRPSLTSYLRRAKVPPSATLQQLANLYDSLSKDARKQGFGKYTGYSDEVLNTLETFAEGGVAPQLKKILDKVLERNELTRDDARTRTRQAIRDLDDPSSTLSRELRPLLPLRYSP